The Paroedura picta isolate Pp20150507F chromosome 2, Ppicta_v3.0, whole genome shotgun sequence sequence GAACAAGGTTCCGGGTAAACCTGTGTTTCAAAGAGGTTTCCTCAGCAGGAAAGCTTATGAGACATAGAGAACAGGTCTAAGAAGGAGCCaagctcaaagtggctgttttagcTTTCCTTGCTTGAGCGATCAGTTTTAGGGACTGCTGCCCGTTAGTGCATCTGTTAGCGCTATTTAAGGAGACAGACGTGCCCATGGAGCATTTCCTCAGGATTCATTTAATTTAGGATGAAGATCTGTTGACATAATATAACGACTTTTCACTTACCCTTACTTCATCATGCTCCTAAAGACATAGATCCATGCAGATCTATTgtcagatggtgagtgggtgggcagaagggactgtgtctgtgcTGGGCTCTTATggcactttagaatcatagaatcatagagttggaaggcacctcctgagacatctagtccaaccccctgctcaatgtgggattagccctaagcatcctaaagctttcttgcatgcccagggaaatgccagtcagGAGAATTTCCTCCACGCCAGACTGGCCAGGTATTCTGGTTTCTTGGGTGGGGCCAtaatctggccatggaattggggtcactgtgggtaggcaggtagttgtggattgcctgcattcttcagggggttggactagatgaccctggaggtcccttccaactctatgactctatgatactATACCGTGGCCACACAATTTGTTGTTTCTCTTGctctgctacattgttttcttGCTCTCCTATAGAACTGAGgatgggagagacaggaggtggttgaaGGCGGGAGTAAGCaagcaggctccaccccctcccaggtgcagaaatcaCCAgactcacaggctgtctgttgtgggcagaggggGGGAAAGCGACTGCAACCATCTTTGAGACAACTGAGACCTGCTGTGCGACctggggctagtcccagttctcccagagctctctcagccctacccgcctcacagcgtgtctgttgtgggcagaggaagggaaattttGTAAACTCCTTCGGGTACTAAAAATGCcagatccaaaaaaaaaaaaatcagacctgATCCATTCCCACGCCCTGCCCTCCACAGGTTCTacgtcccccaaatctccagaaatatccCAACCCATATCCTGAAACATCTGGCCCAGGTGCCTCTTAAAACAcacttggatacacacttttcttggatgctttcggatgcttagggctgatcctgcgttgagcagggggttggactagatggcctgtgcggccccttccaactctatgattctatgatcctgcattgagcagggggttggactagatggcctgtgcggccccttccaactctatgattctatgatcctgcattgagcagggggttggactagatggcctgtgcggccccttccaactctatgattctatgatcctgcattgagcagggggttggactagatggcctgtgcggccccttccaactctatgattctatgatcctacgttgagcagggggttggactagatggcctgtgcggccccttccaactctatgattctatgatcctgcgttgagcagggggttggactagatggcctgtgtggccccttccaactctatgattctatgatcctgcattgagcagggggttggactagatggcctgtgtggccccttccaactctatgattctatgattctatgaaaacagcgTCCCTTCATGCAGCCACGAAGAAAAGCTCTGCACCGAGTTGGGCGCAAAAAGGGCACCAGATGCCACCAGAACTCTACGCAAGACGAAGCCAGCCTCGTCCTCCTTGAAAGAGAGGGCTCAGTGTCTGACAGCAAAACAATTCTACGGGGAGCGTGCAAACACCGTAAAATATTCGCTGGGAGGGAGCCCGTGGCTCTTTGCCCCGCACTCCAATCAGCCAGGGAGCCAGCACATGCCTTTGATTTCTGTTTATGGCCCCCACGTCGAGCGATCTGTCTTATTGGCACCGAGATGACTATTTTTAAACGATGTACCAGCTGGCTCGGCACATAGCTCGGAGATTTATGCTGCGGCTTCTGgcgggaagctgggggggggggattctggacCGGGGTCCCTACCCGTGATCCCATATACAGATATGGGCTGCAGAAATCTGTCCCAGGCCAGCCAGAGTGCCAAGCCTTTGGGAGCTAAAAGCGGGCAGTGAGGTAAGTGGGGGAGGCAAGCCGAGCAGTAAAATCTGTCCGGTTTCCCTTTCAGAACATGGAGAATCGCCACGCAGGGCCCGACTCGCAGGCTGGCTGACTCAGGGGTTACCAAGGCTTGGAAATAccagaagatttgggggaggcgtggagactggggagggcagtagAGATGGCAGTCCCCCAGGCGGGACCTGAGGGTCCCCTGCAATGATAggtcatctctaggcaacagagatcggttcccctgaagaacatggctgctcCGGAGGGCGGACTCCAGAGAAAGAGgatccaccacctccagaggaagcctgtgccagtgaggaactgctctgactgtcaggaacttcttccgggtgtttagccaAAAACCTTTTTCATTTCAACTTGTTCGTTCCGGTCCAACCTtcaggggcaacagaaaacaactccatcCCATACtcaacaccaggggtagtcaacctgtggtcctccagatgttcgtggactacaattcccatgagcccctgccagcaaacagggaGCATGCAAACATTgtaatgccggcaggggctcatgggaattgtagtctgtgaatatctggagggccacaggttgactacccctgtcaacACAACATCCcttcagatacttgaagatgactaCCGTGTCACCTCTCCATTTAGGGAAGCCAGTTCCCAGGCGGGACCTGAGAaccccctggaattgtagctccaTTAGATATACAGCTTTGTTCTGTGTGGGATGTGTCCAAAGGAGATCAGACTTTATGGAAATCTCTGTGTTCAAAGATGGATGGTCTTCCTCAAGAAACTTGTGAACTCTAAATGCATGGGGACCATGTGATTAAATCACTATGCACACAAGTCAAATTTTACCATAAGAACATGGGAAGCCATGTTGATTCAGGCCAGTATtttatgtcacacagtggccaaatcccaggtgccCGCAGGAGGTCTTCCAGCagtgtcagaactccagaaggcctctCACTGTGGTTCCCCCAAGCACGAAGAAGACagggcatcactgccccagacataagaacataagggatgctatgttggatcaggccaatgcccCATCTGGTCAAACATTCTGTCCCACAACGGCCAcaatccaggggccatcaggaggtccaccatgagaacataagatgttggatcaggccaatgcccCATCTGGTCAAACGTTATGTTACACCGTtgacaaaacccaggtgccatcaggaggtccaccagtgggactaGAACTCTATCTAGAAACCCACATGCTGTTgtgtccccctctccctgccgccaagcaccaagaatgcagagcgttactgccccagacagagtgttccatccaaACCTTGGGGCTAAGACaccctgatggacctctgctccatctgTTTATCCAGTCCCCCCTTTAAACTGTCTATGTGAGTGGCAAccaccacttcttgcagcagtaaATTCCACATCTTAATTACAATTTGGGTGATCCTCAGAAactgagatcaattcccctggaaaaaagggctgcttttgaGTCTGGACTCTATATTATGTACCAATGAAGTCATCCCCATCCTCAAACTCTGCTTGCctcaggcttcactcccaaaatctccaggtatttccaaacccagagtagGCATCCCTCAATCAGGCAGAAACTGGGCTCAAAGGCAGGGGAGCAATCATGCTGGAGAAAAACATTAAGCAAGACAACTTGGCCATGCGAACGTATAGAAGTTCTGTCCATAGAGTTcttgatgattcctagagctacccagaaaGTGAGaagagtagctctaggaaccaCCAGCAACTCTATGATAAGCCACAGCCCAGCAATGCTACCTAAGACCCAATCTTttaaatgtagggttgccagtccctagTTGGGGCAGGGAAACCCCCAACTTGGCACCTCTCCCCCTGGTTCAGGGCTCTCAGAAACTGGGGCAACTTACTAGGAGCAGGGAGAGAAGACACAGGAAGTAAACACAATGGCTTTGCCtcacctggaaatgacatagATTCATCAGTGATGTTGGATGAGTAacgctctggttttggggcaaaattctatggtaagaagctaatcctaccatagaggtttgcccacaaaccagagcatcTCCCTGACATCCTTAACTTCCTGGTGACACAGAAACATGgcatttacttcctgcttcttccttctccaCTCACGCTAAAGTTCACCCCAATCCAACCAGGTGGTCCGACTGACCCGGCAACCCTATTTTATCTGGAAACGCTggagtttgaacctgggaccttctgcacgccaagcagatgttctagcactgagccacagcccccctcccagctAACTGTCTTTCACTCGCTCTTTCAAATGAGATTTGGAAGACAGCAGTAGCTACAGTCAGATGAAGCACCTCCCAGTGCTAGAAGAGGTAGAAGTCACACAACTGCTTTAAAAGAAAGAGACCTCGTTTATtgataagtttaaaaaaaaacatcctttctTGCATGACCTGTAGAACTCCAAAGGACCGCCAATAACATGCTTGGAGCTTTATCACGCTGTCCTCGGTAATGAGGTAGTGATTGTGAGATAATTAAGAGATGAAGGAAGAAAGAGTCGCAGGACCTCAGTTTGGGATCTATCGCTCCCCAACAGCCGATTTAAAAAGCGCGATGCAAGGAAGAATATTAGAACTGTGAGATCTCGGAAAGCACAGGGGAGGGTGAGAGGGAGGTTCAAAACATGCCCAGGTGTGCCCGATGAAAACATTATCGAAGCCTCACGAGTTCATTTCGAACACCCAGGTCTGCCGTTTCCACTCCAGCGGCAACCTTGATCTTCCGCACCCATAGATCTTAAGTCACCTTCCACAGCCGGAAGAGCAGATCGCAGTGGAAGAAAGACGCGGAAAGAACAGACCGCTAAAAACATTTTGAGGGTCTCTTGTTTTCCCCTTGGAACATGGGGCGGAAGAGACAAGCCTGCCTGCAGGAAACAGATATGCATGTACACAGTCTATAGTAGGgcagccaaacggtggctctccagatgtccgtggactacgattcccatgagcccctgccacgtgctggcaggggctcatgggaattgtagtccatggacacctggagagccaccgtttggccctCTCTGGCCCATGGAAttgttttgctcccttcccaaAGGTCTCTCTATCAGCCTGCGTTATTAGCTGTGCCATCATCACGGTCCACCTAAAAAGCTGAAGGGACACCACTGCACTCTCCTGTTCTCCATTGAGAGCTTGGCTGGGACCTTACACTGGAGTTCCCAGGGGCCATGAAAAGGCCGAAATCTCTGCCTCTTTCACAGTCATCCCTGCGCTAGCTTCGGGACTCTCGCCTGCCGGCCCCGTCTGCGCTGCAGCGTCTGAGAAAGCCACACTCCCTGGAGATGGTCGCCATGCCACTAGGCCAGCGACCCGTGCTGCGATTGTCTCTGTGACGGGTGCATCAGGGAGGGGCTTTACTGCGTCCACCACATCCCATGAGTCCGGTAGTTGGAGAACGGCCTGGGAGGGCTCCTCTGAGCACCTTGTCCCTGGTTCTGACACTAGCGGGGTACATAAGTCGTAGTCCCGAGAAGCTGAATCTCCAGAACCGTCTCCCTCTTGGCCCGGCTGACACAGGATGTCTATACTCGAGGGTCCGTCACTCTCCACAAGTTTTCCAATGAGTTCCATGAGGCCCGGGGTCATTTCACCCTCCTCCGAAACCCCACAGGCGACCTCTGAAGATCTGGAGGTGCCCGCAAGGGATGGGGTCTCGGAAACCACTCGGGAGGCCTCTGGGGGTGCCTGGCCCTCCATCTCTTCACACACGACCCGGATGTGGCCTTCGTGTCCTTCTTCAGTAGGCGGCTGTGGACCATCTTCCATGCAACGGATGTAAGTGGTCTTCTGGGAGCCATCTGGTGGAGTCTCACCCGCCGGTTGCATCTCGTGAATCTCAGGGATTCGCCCATTTCCGGCTCTTCGGTTTTCTGAGTCAGGGACGCCAGATGTTGTCTTTGCGTTCAGACTCCCCATGTTTGAAGCTCAG is a genomic window containing:
- the LOC143830830 gene encoding uncharacterized protein LOC143830830, which translates into the protein MGSLNAKTTSGVPDSENRRAGNGRIPEIHEMQPAGETPPDGSQKTTYIRCMEDGPQPPTEEGHEGHIRVVCEEMEGQAPPEASRVVSETPSLAGTSRSSEVACGVSEEGEMTPGLMELIGKLVESDGPSSIDILCQPGQEGDGSGDSASRDYDLCTPLVSEPGTRCSEEPSQAVLQLPDSWDVVDAVKPLPDAPVTETIAARVAGLVAWRPSPGSVAFSDAAAQTGPAGESPEASAGMTVKEAEISAFSWPLGTPV